The genomic interval CCTAAAGTTAGCAATGATGCATCAAAGCATCATAAGCAAAATTTACCTATGATGGGATGCATTGGATTTTCCTGCATAAATTCGTCTGAGTATTTGAAAGAAGTCTGAGTTTTTTATTCAGGCTCAGAAAGATTGCCACGTTCCTGCAATCTGCAAGATGTCCGGTTGTATCACAATCGATATTTTGCTGCCTCTCTGCTCGGAACTCGCTGGCAGTGAAAACTGGAAGTTTTGTAATGTCAAATGAAAAGGAAAAATGATGAAAGACGAGAAAAAAAACAGAAACAGATGGCTCCATCTCAGGCTCAGTGAGCAGGAATATAAGATCCTTCAGAAATATTTTGCAGAGTCTCTGTGCCCAAAACTGAGTGATTTTGCCCGAAAAAATCTGCTTCAAAAACCTGTTGTTTTAAAATACAGAAACGAATCTCTTGATGATTTAATATCCGAATTAACAAGGCTCAGAACAGATCTGAATCCCATTGGAAACAATTTTAATCAGGCAGTGAAAAAACTGCACTCGCTTTCACAGACTTCTGATTTCAAAATGTGGATTCTGGGTTTTGAAACAGATAAAAAAATACTGTTCAATTCTATTGAAGATATTAGAATGACTATCCGAAATCTTGCTGAAAAATGGTTGCAGTCATAAACACGGGATCATCAGTCAGAAACATCTTCAATTATAATGAAAATAAGATGGAAGCAGGAAAAGCAGAACTCATAGGAGAAGGAAATTATCCTGCAGCAGCCTCTGAACTTCACAAAGAATCAAGGCTTAAACTTCTTTTAAAACAGCTGGAATTAAATACAAATGTCAAGCGCGGAAGTGTGCACATATCACTAAATTTCGATTCCTCTGAAAGCAATATTTCAAAGAGTAAGCTGATGGAAATTGCACAATCTTATATGGAAAAAATCGGGTTTGGATTTCAGCCGTATCTGGTCTACCAGCATCATGATGCGGGACATCCGCACATCCATATAGTGTCTGTAAAAGTGAAGTCCGACGGAAAGAGAATTGACATGCAGAACATAGGCAGGAACCAGTCTGAAACAGCCCGTAAAGAAATTGAAAAGGCATTCAATCTGGTTCCTGCACTGGGCAGACAACAGGAAAAAATACTAAATATAAAACCTGCGCAAGGCAGTGTTTTAAAGTATGGAAAAGCTGAAACTAAAAAAGCAATTGCTGCTGTATTAAACGCAGTAATTCCTAATTATAAATATACCACAATAGGAGAATTAAATGCAGTCTTGAATCTCTACAATGTTACCGCCGTGCAGGGAAGTAAAGATTCAAGAATGTTTCTCCATAAAGGTCTGGCGTACCAGATTCTGAACGATAAGAGACAGCCTGTGGGTGTTCCCTTAAAAGCCAGCAGCTTTTACATGAAACCTACCCTTGCTTATCTCGAAATAAAATTTGCGGCAAATAAGATTGGGAGAAATTCCCATTTAAAGAGAGTAAAAAATGCGGTTGATCTCGCCTTTATACAGAACAGGATAAAGTCAGTTTCTGATCTCGACAGAATTCTTATTCGAGATGGAATTAAAACTGCTGAACGAAGAAATGAACAGGAGATCCTTTATGGCTTAACCTACATAGACCATAAAACAAAATGTGTATTTAACGGAAGCTCTCTAGGAAAAACTTACTCAGCTTCTGGCATAGAAGAACGCTGCGGTGTCAAAGATTTTAACACTGGCAGAAACGCCGTTAAAATTCTTGAGGATAATACATTAAAAAATAAACCATCTCAGTCTTCATTTATTTCTGTTGGCGAGCTGCAGAAAATAATTGATTCGGTGCTCCAGCCCGAGTTTTCTGCTGATTTTGTTCCCTCTCAGCTGAAAAGAAGAAAGAAACGAAAAAAAGGAAAAGGGCATTAAGATTACTAACTAAAAAACTAAGACTATGCAGACAGGTGAAAATGAACAGGCACTTAGAAAAATTTTAGATATGACAAGGCTTATCAGCATGATATTGTTAGGTCTTCATTTCTATTATTACGGATATAATGTGTTTAAAATATGGGGACTTGCAGGCAGTTTTGGGGATAAACTGCTGGGGAATATTTTGCGCACCGGGCTCTTTGATTATTTTCATTTATCTAAGCTGATTTCTTTGGGATTTTTATGCATTTCCCTGCTTGGGGCAAAGGGCAGTAAAAATGAAAAGCTGGTGTTCAAAATTGCATTTTATTATATGGTTTTGGGACTGATCGCTTATTTTTTGAGCTATTTTTTTCTGATCATTCCAGCCACTCCTGAAAAAAATCTGGTTCTTTATGTGCTCTGTACTGTCTTTGGATATCTGCTCATGCTCGCAGGCGGAACACTTTTGTCGAGAATCATAAGAAGAAATCTCAGCCATAAGGATATTTTCAACCGTGAAAATGAAACATTTCCGCAGGAAGAAAGGCTTCTTGAAAATGAATATTCCATTAATCTGCCGGCACATTACAGATTAAAAAACAAAGTCCGAAAAAGCTGGATTAATATCATAAATCCTTTTCGGGGAATCTTGGTAGCAGGAACACCGGGTTCTGGAAAATCCTATTTTGTGATCCGCCACATTATAACCCAGCACATCCGTAAAGGCTTCTCAATGTTTGTATATGATTTTAAGTTTGACGACCTCAGCATAATAGCCTATAACACTTGGCTTCAGAACAAGCATTTATACAAGGTGGAACCTAAATTTTACGTCATTAATTTTGATGACCTGAGCCGCACGCACAGATGCAATCCTCTTGATCCGAAATCAATGGACGACATAACAGATGCAGCTGAATCAGCACGCACTATTCTTTTGGGATTAAACCGTGAATGGATAAAAAAGCAGGGAGACTTTTTCGTTGAATCTCCTATCAATTTTCTTACTGCTGTAATATGGTATCTGCGTAAATACAATAACGGCGCGTTCTGCACCCTGCCTCATGTAATTGAGTTGATGCAGGTTGAATACAACAGTCTTTTTAGCTTGCTAAGAACTGAAAAAGAGATAGAGATTTTGATAGATCCATTTGTTAGTGCCTACCTCCAAAATGTTATGGAGCAACTGGAGGGGCAAATAGCTTCTGCCAAGATATCTATGGCAAGGCTCTCCAGTGCGCAGCTTTACTATGTACTCTCTGGGAATGACTTCACGCTCGACATCAATAATCCCAAAGATCCAAAGATAGTCTGCATGGGAAACAACCCGCTAAAAATACAAACCTATGGCGCCGTTCTCTCGCTTTATGTAAGCAGGCTCATCAAGCAGGTGAACCAGAAAGAGAGAATCAAAAGCAGCCTCATATTTGACGAATTCCCGACTATCTATCTTAATAATATAGACAGCCTGATAGCCACGGCCAGAAGCAATAAGGTAAGCACTTGTCTTGGGATTCAGGATTTCAGCCAGCTACGCAAAGATTATGGCCGAGAACAGGCAGACGTCATACTCAATATCACGGGAAATATCATCAGTGGACAGGTGAACGGCGATACTGCAAAACAGCTGTCAGAACGTTTTGGAAAAATAATGCAGGACCGTGAGAGCATTTCCATAAACAGCTCAGATACCTCCATCAGCAGATCAAAACAGCTGGAAGCTGCTGTG from Flavobacterium sp. YJ01 carries:
- a CDS encoding relaxase/mobilization nuclease domain-containing protein, whose translation is MVAVINTGSSVRNIFNYNENKMEAGKAELIGEGNYPAAASELHKESRLKLLLKQLELNTNVKRGSVHISLNFDSSESNISKSKLMEIAQSYMEKIGFGFQPYLVYQHHDAGHPHIHIVSVKVKSDGKRIDMQNIGRNQSETARKEIEKAFNLVPALGRQQEKILNIKPAQGSVLKYGKAETKKAIAAVLNAVIPNYKYTTIGELNAVLNLYNVTAVQGSKDSRMFLHKGLAYQILNDKRQPVGVPLKASSFYMKPTLAYLEIKFAANKIGRNSHLKRVKNAVDLAFIQNRIKSVSDLDRILIRDGIKTAERRNEQEILYGLTYIDHKTKCVFNGSSLGKTYSASGIEERCGVKDFNTGRNAVKILEDNTLKNKPSQSSFISVGELQKIIDSVLQPEFSADFVPSQLKRRKKRKKGKGH
- a CDS encoding plasmid mobilization relaxosome protein MobC codes for the protein MKDEKKNRNRWLHLRLSEQEYKILQKYFAESLCPKLSDFARKNLLQKPVVLKYRNESLDDLISELTRLRTDLNPIGNNFNQAVKKLHSLSQTSDFKMWILGFETDKKILFNSIEDIRMTIRNLAEKWLQS
- the mobC gene encoding conjugal transfer protein MobC produces the protein MQTGENEQALRKILDMTRLISMILLGLHFYYYGYNVFKIWGLAGSFGDKLLGNILRTGLFDYFHLSKLISLGFLCISLLGAKGSKNEKLVFKIAFYYMVLGLIAYFLSYFFLIIPATPEKNLVLYVLCTVFGYLLMLAGGTLLSRIIRRNLSHKDIFNRENETFPQEERLLENEYSINLPAHYRLKNKVRKSWINIINPFRGILVAGTPGSGKSYFVIRHIITQHIRKGFSMFVYDFKFDDLSIIAYNTWLQNKHLYKVEPKFYVINFDDLSRTHRCNPLDPKSMDDITDAAESARTILLGLNREWIKKQGDFFVESPINFLTAVIWYLRKYNNGAFCTLPHVIELMQVEYNSLFSLLRTEKEIEILIDPFVSAYLQNVMEQLEGQIASAKISMARLSSAQLYYVLSGNDFTLDINNPKDPKIVCMGNNPLKIQTYGAVLSLYVSRLIKQVNQKERIKSSLIFDEFPTIYLNNIDSLIATARSNKVSTCLGIQDFSQLRKDYGREQADVILNITGNIISGQVNGDTAKQLSERFGKIMQDRESISINSSDTSISRSKQLEAAVPASKISCLSSGEFVGITADNPDCKIELKTFHSEIINNHEQLKKEEDAYQGISPVRIINNTIIERNYLQIKEDISEIVNSEMERLLHDPALSHLAIRKKK